The sequence below is a genomic window from Oscillospiraceae bacterium.
GCATGGAGGACATCGACGACAAGTTCGCCTCCTGCGTGGAGGAGGGCGACATCGTGGTGGCGGGCAGCAATTTCGGCTGCGGCTCCTCCCGGGAGCACGCTCCCCTGGCCATCAAGGCCTGCGGCGTGAAGTGCGTCATCGCGGCCTCCTTCGCCCGCATCTTCTACCGCAACGCCATCAACATCGGCTTCCCCATCCTGGAGTGCCCGGAGGCCGCCGCGGCCATCCGGCCAGGCGACGCGGTGCGTGTGGACTTCCAGAGCGGCGTCATCACCGACGAGACCCTGGGCAAGACCTTCCAGGCCGCGCCCTTCCCGGCCTTCGTCAGCGGCATCATCGACAACGGCGGCCTGCTGAAGTCCCTCAAGGCCCGGGGGGTGGCGAAATGAACTACAAAATCGCGCTGATCAAAGGCGACGGCATCGGCCCCGAGGTGGTAAACGAGGCCGTGGGCGTGCTGGACGCGGTGGGGGAGAAGTTCGGCCACAGCTTTCAGTATGTAGACGTGCTGCTGGGCGGCTGTGCCACCGACGCGGTGGGCAAGTCCTACCCCGACGGCACCGCCGAGACCTGCAGGGCCTGCGACGCTGTGCTGCTGGGCGCCGTGGGCGGGCCCAAGTGGGGCTCCGACAAGCCCGCCGAGCAGCGGCCGGAGACCGCGCTGCTGGCCATCCGCAAGGATTTGGGGCTGTACGCCAACCTCCGGCCCGCCACCCTGCGCCCCGCCATGGCGGACGCCTGCCCCCTGAAAAAGGAGACCGCCCAAAAGGGCATCGACCTGATGATGGTGCGGGAGCTCACCGGCGGCATCTACTTCGGCAAGCGGGACCGCTACGACACCGAGGACAGGGGGGTGGAGTGCACCGACCTGATGGCCTATTCCGAAAAAGAGATCGAGCGCATCGGGAGAAGGGCCTTTGAGCTGGCCCGCCTGCGCCGCAAGAAGGTGTCCAGCGTGGATAAGGCCAACGTGCTGGAGACCTCCCGCCTGTGGCGCACGGTCATGCACCGCCTGGCGGCGGAGTACCCCGACGTGGCCTACGAGGACGTGCTGGTGGACAACTGCGCCATGCAGCTTGTGAAGGATCCCGGCCAGTTTGATGTGGTGGTCACCGAGAATATGTTCGGCGACATCCTCTCCGACGAGGCCAGCATGGTCACCGGGTCCATCGGCCTGCTGCCCTCGGCCTCCATCGGGGACAGCGCCCCCGGCCTCTACGAGCCCATCCACGGCTCCGCCCCCGACATCGCGGGGCAGGACAAGGCCAACCCCATCGCCACCATCCTGTCCGTGGCGATGATGATGCGCTACTCCTTCCACCTGCCGGCGGAGGCGGAGGCCATTGAGGGCGCCGTGGACGCAGTGCTGGCCGACGGCTGGCGCACCCCCGACATCGCGGAGCCGGGGGTGGCCCCCATCGGCACCCGGGAAATGGGGCGGCTCATCCGCGAAAAAATCTGACAGAGGAGGGAACCGGGCGGATGGCTTGCTATCCGCCCGGTTTTCTGATAGAATTTTCGTTGACAATCGGGAAGGGAAGTGGCAAAATTGGTTCTGGCTGTCGACGTGGGCAATTCCATCACAACCGTGGGCCTCTTTGACGACGCGGGCGCGCTCCAATTCCGCTCCAGCATGACCACGGGCCGGGACGCCACCCGGGATCAGTGCGCGGTCTGCCTGCTGGACGTGTTCCGGCTCTACG
It includes:
- the leuD gene encoding 3-isopropylmalate dehydratase small subunit, coding for MKVYKYGDNVDTDVIIPARYLNAPDEKSLASHCMEDIDDKFASCVEEGDIVVAGSNFGCGSSREHAPLAIKACGVKCVIAASFARIFYRNAINIGFPILECPEAAAAIRPGDAVRVDFQSGVITDETLGKTFQAAPFPAFVSGIIDNGGLLKSLKARGVAK
- the leuB gene encoding 3-isopropylmalate dehydrogenase; translated protein: MNYKIALIKGDGIGPEVVNEAVGVLDAVGEKFGHSFQYVDVLLGGCATDAVGKSYPDGTAETCRACDAVLLGAVGGPKWGSDKPAEQRPETALLAIRKDLGLYANLRPATLRPAMADACPLKKETAQKGIDLMMVRELTGGIYFGKRDRYDTEDRGVECTDLMAYSEKEIERIGRRAFELARLRRKKVSSVDKANVLETSRLWRTVMHRLAAEYPDVAYEDVLVDNCAMQLVKDPGQFDVVVTENMFGDILSDEASMVTGSIGLLPSASIGDSAPGLYEPIHGSAPDIAGQDKANPIATILSVAMMMRYSFHLPAEAEAIEGAVDAVLADGWRTPDIAEPGVAPIGTREMGRLIREKI